In Musa acuminata AAA Group cultivar baxijiao chromosome BXJ2-8, Cavendish_Baxijiao_AAA, whole genome shotgun sequence, one genomic interval encodes:
- the LOC135618236 gene encoding transcription repressor OFP1-like, protein MGKYRFWLSDMMSKSWFNKLKDMGRGNRSQSIHRSMKRSQSSATTAASAATLPPARQQDCLPNRASSYIPSRRRTPKLPRSPINIKASDTHFPPGEPKTPKRKTRRRPLKPCASHDDDPCKHVTTSSSTMFKENEDLEVVSELKLAPILTKPVEKEARRAAARRSVSGVHGIKVRQNSPRVGSRKAQAGRNHNAAASEASMRRRALLSENFVVIKSSSSPMRDFMESMMEMIVENNIREPKDLEELLACYLFLNSKEYHEVIIKVFEHIWFALGEVRM, encoded by the coding sequence ATGGGAAAGTATAGGTTTTGGCTGTCTGATATGATGTCAAAGTCTTGGTTCAACAAGCTTAAAGATATGGGAAGAGGAAACAGAAGCCAAAGCATTCATCGCTCCATGAAGAGAAGCCAGTCTTCAGCAACAACCGCAGCTTCCGCTGCAACACTACCTCCGGCGAGACAGCAAGACTGCCTCCCCAACAGAGCCTCCTCCTACATCCCAAGCAGAAGAAGAACACCAAAACTCCCTCGCTCTCCCATCAACATTAAGGCCTCAGACACCCACTTCCCTCCAGGAGAGCCGAAGACGCCGAAGCGGAAGACCCGAAGAAGGCCTCTCAAGCCATGCGCCAGTCATGACGATGATCCTTGTAAGCATGTAACCACAAGCTCTTCCACCATGTTCAAGGAGAATGAGGACTTGGAGGTTGTATCGGAGCTGAAGCTCGCACCAATCCTGACCAAGCCAGTGGAGAAAGAAGCACGCAGGGCTGCAGCAAGGAGATCGGTGTCGGGAGTTCATGGAATCAAGGTGCGGCAGAACTCTCCAAGGGTGGGAAGCAGGAAGGCGCAGGCTGGGAGGAACCACAACGCCGCCGCATCCGAGGCATCAATGCGGCGGAGAGCACTGCTATCCGAGAACTTTGTGGTGATCAAGTCATCCTCGAGCCCCATGAGGGACTTCATGGAGTCGATGATGGAGATGATCGTGGAGAACAACATCCGCGAGCCCAAGGATTTGGAGGAGCTGCTGGCCTGCTACCTGTTCTTGAATTCCAAGGAGTATCATGAAGTCATCATCAAGGTGTTCGAGCATATCTGGTTTGCTCTTGGTGAAGTAAGAATGTGA
- the LOC103995405 gene encoding superoxide dismutase [Mn], mitochondrial, protein MALRTLFSKKAFTTASGFRPIAAGDRCFLRQARGLTVAALPDLAYDYGALEPAISGEIMRLHHQKHHQAYVTNYNNALEQLETAVAKGDASAVVRLQSAIKFNGGGHINHSIFWKNLKPVNEGGGEPPHSTLGWAIDTDFCSLEALVQKMNAEGAALQGSGWVWLALDKGSKKLCVETTANQDPLVTKGANLVPLLGIDVWEHAYYLQYKNVRPDYLKNIWKVINWKYASEVFDEETA, encoded by the exons ATGGCTCTCCGAACCCTCTTCTCCAAGAAAGCCTTCACAACAGCTTCTGGATTCCGTCCGATCGCCGCCGGAGATCGGTGTTTTCTTCGCCAGGCGCGGGGCCTCACGGTTGCTGCCCTCCCGGACCTAGCCTATGACTACGGCGCCCTCGAGCCCGCCATCAGTGGCGAGATCATGAGGCTCCACCACCAGAAGCATCACCAGGCGTACGTCACCAACTACAACAATGCCCTGGAGCAGCTCGAGACGGCTGTGGCCAAGGGGGACGCATCCGCGGTCGTCCGCCTGCAGAGCGCCATCAAGTTCAATGGTGGAG GTCATATCAACCACTCGATCTTCTGGAAAAATCTCAAGCCTGTGAAT GAAGGTGGGGGTGAGCCTCCACACAGCACACTTGGTTGGGCAATCGATACAGACTTTTGTTCTTTGGAGGCTCTGGTGCAGAAAATGAATGCAGAAGGTGCTGCTTTGCAGGGATCTGGATGGGTG TGGTTAGCTCTGGATAAGGGAAGTAAGAAACTCTGTGTTGAAACCACTGCAAATCAG GATCCACTAGTGACCAAAGGTGCAAACTTGGTTCCTTTGCTGGGCATTGATGTGTGGGAACATGCATACTACCTGCAG TACAAAAATGTGAGGCCAGATTATTTGAAGAACATTTGGAAGGTTATAAATTGGAAATACGCAAGCGAAGTTTTCGATGAAGAGACTGCCTGA
- the LOC103995404 gene encoding UDP-xylose transporter 3, with translation MGEGAGFQLGTVGALSLSVVSSVSIVICNKALMSSLGFIFATTLTSWHLLVTFCSLHVALLMKLFEHKPFDRKAVLGFGVLNGISIGLLNLSLGFNSVGFYQMTKLAIIPCTVFLETVFLAKKFSRSIQFSLSILLLGVGIATVTDLQLNLLGSVLSLLAIVTTCVAQIMTNTIQKKFKVSSTQLLYQSAPYQALTLFVSGPFLDGLLTNQNVFAFNYTPQVLVFIVLSCLISVSVNFSTFLVIGKTSPVTYQVLGHLKTCLVLTFGYVLLHDPFSWRNIFGISVAIVGMVLYSYICTIEGQQKAREASSQMLQVKDNDSDPLMRAESGAGIDADGAAPTATVWSSNKDLRA, from the exons ATGGGCGAGGGCGCGGGGTTCCAGCTGGGGACCGTCGGAGCGCTGAGCCTGTCGGTGGTCTCGTCGGTGTCGATCGTGATCTGTAACAAGGCGTTGATGAGCTCCCTTGGCTTCATATTTG CCACTACTTTGACAAGCTGGCATCTATTGGTTACCTTCTGCTCTCTTCATGTGGCATTATTGATGAAACTGTTTGAGCACAAACCTTTTGATCGAAAGGCCGTGTTGGGTTTTGGAGTACTCAATGGAATCTCCATAGGGCTATTAAATTTAAGCCTGGGTTTCAACTCTGTTGGGTTTTATCAG ATGACGAAGCTAGCAATCATTCCTTGTACCGTCTTCCTGGAGACTGTCTTTTTGGCGAAGAAGTTCAG TCGGAGTATTCAGTTCTCACTTTCCATCCTTCTTTTGGGTGTTGGAATTGCAACCGTGACAGATTTGCAGCTTAATTTGCTGGGATCTGTATTGTCTCTTCTAGCAATAGTTACGACTTGCGTTGCACAAATT ATGACAAACACTATACAAAAGAAGTTTAAGGTCTCCTCAACCCAACTTTTATATCAGTCTGCCCCTTATCAAGCTTTAACCCTGTTCGTTTCTGGTCCATTTCTTGATGGGCTTCTAACAAACCAGAATGTGTTTGCATTCAATTACACTCCTCAAGTTCTT GTTTTCATTGTGCTTTCATGCCTAATATCAGTCTCGGTCAACTTCAGCACATTTCTTGTGATTGGGAAGACGTCGCCTGTGACATATCAAGTTTTGGGTCATCTCAAAACTTGCCTGGTTCTGACTTTTGGTTATGTCTTACTTCATGATCCATTTAGTTGGAGGAATATCTTTGGGATCTCAGTTGCAATCGTTGGTATGGTTTTGTATTCTTATATCTGCACAATTGAGGGCCAGCAGAAAGCTCGTGAAGCATCTTCTCAGATGTTGCAG GTGAAAGACAATGACTCTGACCCTTTGATGAGAGCTGAGAGTGGAGCTGGCATAGATGCTGATGGTGCTGCTCCAACAGCAACAGTATGGAGCTCAAACAAAGATTTGCGTGCTTGA
- the LOC135619652 gene encoding protein ACTIVITY OF BC1 COMPLEX KINASE 3, chloroplastic-like, which yields MAVALSLPSPPASTHRRTPYPARHPPRPPRAALIEARPVSASETDVGSGRGQYAIQLAAEMQTPTAVSSRPLAPLSVIRKDRAEDMQAEARAMARAANATVYDPQLLAAKYAAQPLKVLSRTLEIFTALGTFALKLVADQRRGQLDQRKRQRAAELTKTFTRLGPTFVKIGQGLSTRPDVCPPEYLEELSELQDALPTFPNEEAFACIERELGTPLESIYSAISADPIAAASLGQVYKAQLKYSGQVVAVKVQRPGIEEAIGLDFYLLRGLGFLINKYVDIITSDVVALIDEFAKRVYQELNYVQEGQNARRFKKFYADKEYVLVPDIYWDYTSTKVLTMDWVNGVKLSEQETIEKQGLKLLDLVNIGVQCSLRQLLEYGFFHADPHPGNLLATPEGKLAFIDFGMMSETPEDARSAIIGHVVHMVNRDYDAMARDYYVLDFLAPDVDVSPIVPALRNFFDDALNSTVSELNFKTIVDGLGNVLYQYPFNVPAYYALILRSLTVLEGLALYADPNFKVLAASYPYFAKRLLTDPNPYLRDALIDLLFKDGRFRWNRLENLLVQGRKDRDFTTKDALQPVLKLLLGPDGEELRVLVVKEAVRVTEAIALGSMIDAYDSMPEFMKGLVSNGNASGPFKLNDGEQTQMLELRDTVFRIWGLLRSSDNFDPSLLQPILQVLEEPTARNLGGRVFGGITQRLAARLLQQVLRSASTAVPQ from the exons ATGGCCGTCGCCCTCTCCCTCCCCTCGCCCCCTGCGTCGACTCACCGGCGGACGCCGTACCCGGCGCGCCATCCTCCGAGACCCCCCCGCGCGGCTCTCATCGAGGCCCGGCCCGTCTCCGCCTCCGAGACCGACGTGGGCAGCGGAAGGGGGCAGTACGCCATCCAGCTCGCTGCGGAGATGCAGACGCCCACCGCCGTCTCCTCCAGGCCGCTCGCCCCTCTCTCCGTCATCCGCAAAGATCGCGCCGAGGACATGCAAGCCGAGGCGCGGGCCATGGCCCGGGCCGCCAATGCCACCGTCTACGACCCACAGCTTCTAGCCGCCAAATACGCCGCTCAGCCCCTCAAG GTGCTATCGAGGACGCTAGAGATCTTCACGGCGTTGGGCACCTTCGCCTTGAAGCTAGTCGCGGACCAGAGGCGAGGACAGCTCGACCAGCGGAAGCGGCAGAGGGCGGCGGAGCTGACGAAGACGTTTACCCGACTGGGGCCGACGTTCGTGAAGATTGGGCAGGGCTTGTCCACCCGCCCCGACGTCTGCCCGCCGGAATATCTCGAGGAGCTCTCTGAATTGCAG GATGCCCTCCCGACATTTCCAAATGAGGAGGCATTTGCTTGCATCGAGAGGGAGCTGGGAACTCCTCTCGAGTCCATTTACTCTGCCATATCGGCGGATCCGATTGCAGCTGCGAGCCTAGGTCAGGTCTACAAGGCCCAGCTTAAGTACTCGGGCCAGGTCGTTGCCGTCAAGGTGCAAAGGCCAGGGATTGAAGAAGCCATTGGTTTGGATTTTTACCTTCTGAGAGGTTTAGGTTTTCTGATAAATAAGTATGTTGATATCATCACCAGTGATGTTGTTGCTCTAATTGATGAGTTTGCAAAAAGGGTCTACCAGGAGCTGAATTATGTTCAG GAAGGCCAGAATGCACGGAGATTTAAAAAGTTTTATGCCGACAAGGAATATGTACTTGTGCCAGATATATATTGGGATTACACTAGCACAAAGGTACTGACCATGGATTGGGTGAATGGGGTTAAGCTGAGTGAGCAAGAAACTATCGAGAAGCAAGGTCTGAAGCTGTTGGATTTGGTTAACATCGGTGTCCAATGTAGCTTGAGGCAGTTGCTTGAATATGGGTTTTTTCATGCTGACCCCCATCCCGGTAATCTCCTTGCAACGCCAGAGGGAAAACTTGCTTTTATTGATTTTGGGATGATGAGCGAAACGCCAGAAGATGCACGATCTGCTATTATTGGTCACGTAGTTCACATGGTTAATCGGGATTATGATGCCATGGCTCGTGATTATTATGTGTTGGATTTTTTAGCACCTGatgtagatgtgtctcctattgtGCCAGCTCTTAGGAATTTTTTCGATGATGCACTCAATTCAACTGTAAGCGAGCTCAATTTTAAGACCATCGTGGATGGTCTAGGAAATGTTCTATATCAATATCCTTTCAACG TTCCAGCATATTATGCACTAATATTGAGGTCACTCACTGTGCTAGAAGGTCTAGCCCTTTACGCTGATCCCAACTTTAAGGTGCTTGCTGCGTCATATCCATATTTTGCTAAAAGACTTCTAACTGACCCAAATCCATATCTTAGAGATGCCCTCATCGACCTATTGTTTAAAGATGGCAGATTCAG GTGGAATAGGCTTGAGAACCTTCTTGTTCAAGGAAGAAAGGATAGAGATTTTACTACTAAGGATGCTTTGCAACCTGTTTTGAAGCTACTACTAGGTCCTGATGGTGAAGAGCTACGAGTTCTTGTTGTGAAAGAAGCTGTTCGTGTCACTGAAGCTATTGCCTTGGGCTCGATGATTGATGCATATGATTCTATGCCTGAATTTATGAAGGGTTTGGTCAGTAATGGCAATGCAAGTGGACCTTTTAAGCTTAATGATGGTGAACAAACACAGATGCTAGAACTTCGAGATACAGTGTTCAGAATATGGGGCCTTTTGAGATCCTCGGACAACTTTGATCCAAGCCTTCTGCAACCAATTTTGCAG GTTCTCGAAGAACCTACAGCTCGCAATCTTGGTGGTCGTGTTTTCGGAGGAATTACTCAACGCCTGGCTGCTCGACTGCTGCAACAGGTTCTCAGATCCGCTTCCACTGCTGTTCCTCAGTAG
- the LOC103995402 gene encoding uncharacterized protein LOC103995402, with protein sequence MAADASAKVEAEERDGDCDLEGRLDGPKRIKMRDLESVLRAQGTRNCSLDSSTINEEKVLGHDKKEDTDSGITMATKSVILDKLASETTSHSSVEDIAACLTLGPSGSASSLSLGHDGLPVSATEFSNESCPIEAKMGSEQNGGKLVGLEVDLNSLSTEHNPFYPFKKLGQIKSADASESGSTTGPVEESGPLRMWKEMKQNGFLSSSHGGIPMPRQRSRQSRKRKEDELRSKTEIAKREQANRFARIAAPSGLLSGLNPGIINHVRNSKQVHSIIEAIVRSEKHDGQSQNRITDQMGRGRKEINERRKEHIRTQDSTIKQINVSTSKPCIPPNMEYTGEVNEMDKVRHKFNQGACATSQLTTSGRGDDALTLKLSPATTMVSENASSATTDEFSANRENPDTLSLEAANVASQWLDLLQQDIKGRLAALRRSKKRVRNVIQTELPYLLSKEFMSNQENEPYFAQSSEAGCSSKAISDMHVARWRSLFSQMDKALFEEGKHLENWLKQIQEMQLHCENGLKFVVSGASSHLISANDSSKPKKSEAVERECAVWAAAASIYSTCNLIMTTENV encoded by the exons ATGGCGGCGGATGCCTCCGCCAAG GTGGAGGCGGAGGAGAGGGACGGCGACTGCGACCTGGAAGGGCGGCTGGATGGGCCCAAGCGAATAAAGATGCGGGATCTGGAATCGGTTCTTCGGGCGCAAG GAACAAGGAACTGTAGTTTAGATTCGTCAACAATTAACGAAGAAAAGGTACTTGGACATGATAAAAAAGAAGACACTGATTCTGGAATTACAATGGCTACCAAATCTGTGATTTTGGACAAGCTTGCATCAGAGACTACAAGTCATAGTTCTGTTGAAGAtattgctgcttgtctaactttgggTCCTTCTGGCAGTGCAAGTTCTTTGAGCTTGGGGCATGATGGTCTGCCGGTATCTGCTACAGAATTTAGTAATGAATCTTGCCCCATCGAAGCAAAGATGGGGAGTGAACAAAATGGAGGTAAGCTGGTGGGGCTAGAAGTGGATCTTAATTCGCTGAGCACAGAACACAATCCATTTTATCCTTTCAAAAAGTTGGGACAGATCAAATCTGCAGATGCCTCCGAGAGTGGTAGCACCACTGGTCCGGTTGAGGAGAGTGGACCTCTGAGAATGTggaaggaaatgaagcagaatggCTTTCTTTCATCTTCACATGGAGGCATACCAATGCCCAGGCAGCGCAGTCGCCAGTCAAgaaagagaaaagaggatgaactcCGAAGCAAGACCGAGATTGCGAAGAGAGAACAGGCCAACAGGTTTGCAAGAATTGCTGCTCCCAGTGGATTGCTTTCTGGACTAAACCCAGGGATCATCAACCATGTAAGAAATAGCAAGCAGGTTCACTCCATCATAGAGGCCATAGTGCGCTCTGAGAAACATGATGGTCAAAGTCAGAATAGGATCACCGACCAAATGGGCAGAGGAAGAAAAGAGATTAATGAGAGAAGAAAAGAGCATATCCGgacccaagattcaacaatcaagCAGATCAATGTCTCTACAAGCAAGCCATGTATTCCACCAAACATGGAGTATACAGGTGAAGTCAACGAAATGGACAAGGTTAGGCACAAGTTTAATCAAGGAGCTTGTGCAACTTCACAACTGACAACTTCGGGCCGTGGGGACGATGCACTTACGTTAAAGCTCTCACCAGCTACAACAATGGTTTCGGAAAATGCTAGCAGTGCAACAACTGATGAATTTTCTGCTAATCGGGAGAACCCTGACACTCTATCTCTTGAAG CTGCCAATGTTGCTTCCCAGTGGTTGGACCTTCTTCAGCAGGACATAAAAGGACGGCTCGCTG CACTACGGCGCAGCAAGAAGAGAGTAAGGAATGTCATACAGACCGAATTGCCTTACCTGTTATCCAAAGAGTTCATGTCTAACCAGGAAAATGAACCTTATTTTGCGCAATCGTCCGAGGCTGGTTGTTCTTCGAAGGCAATCTCAGATATGCATGTGGCACGTTGGAGATCTCTTTTTAGCCAAATGGACAAAGCACTGTTCGAGGAGGGAAAGCACCTT GAGAACTGGTTGAAACAAATTCAAGAGATGCAATTGCACTGTGAGAACGGCCTTAAGTTCGTTGTTTCAGGTGCTTCTTCCCATCTAATTTCAGCAAACGATTCAAG TAAACCTAAGAAATCTGAAGCTGTAGAGAGGGAGTGCGCGGTCTGGGCTGCAGCAGCATCCATCTACTCCACATGCAACTTGATCATGACGACAGAAAACGTGTGA
- the LOC103995401 gene encoding uncharacterized protein LOC103995401 isoform X2, which translates to MATSQVVIGVSTLPPSENREAATGVVGQAQSPPPRAVESDEEQREWMKKTRGWLMVVSTLVGSAAFLGGIGRLRSEKLQDMQHTRVGKAYLVAISLAFGFSMGTIIILLLKAAPNTLGIKALLRILRAFIILAMCALGLAFSLASYGKLLWACSFFAALLVFFLGVGTLTWCSNREFKLLRRLFTWSATRQRVEPSAQANGQQYMGSSPGNVGFSHA; encoded by the exons ATGGCAACAAGTCAAGTAGTGATCGGTGTCTCCACTCTCCCACCAAGTGAAAACCGA GAAGCTGCGACTGGCGTCGTCGGTCAAGCGCAGTCGCCGCCGCCGCGGGCGGTCGAGAGCGACGAGGAGCAGCGGGAGTGGATGAAGAAGACTCGGGGGTGGCTGATGGTGGTGTCGACGCTGGTGGGCTCGGCGGCGTTCCTGGGCGGGATCGGCCGGTTGCGGTCGGAGAAGCTGCAGGACATGCAGCACACGCGAGTGGGCAAAGCGTACCTGGTCGCCATCAGCCTCGCCTTCGGCTTCTCCATGGGCACCATCATCATACTGCTGCTGAAGGCGGCGCCCAACACGTTGGGGATCAAGGCCTTGTTGCGGATCCTGCGAGCCTTCATCATCCTCGCCATGTGCGCGCTAGGGTTAGCCTTCTCTCTGGCCTCCTACGGGAAGCTACTGTGGGCGTGCTCCTTCTTCGCTGCGctcctcgtcttcttcctcgGGGTTGGCACGCTGACCTGGTGCAGCAACAGGGAGTTCAAGCTGCTTCGTCGTCTCTTCACCTGGAGCGCGACGCGACAACGCGTCGAGCCGAGTGCGCAAGCAAATGGGCAGCAATACATGGGGAGTTCACCAGGAAACGTGGGGTTCTCTCATGCTTAG
- the LOC103995401 gene encoding uncharacterized protein LOC103995401 isoform X1 — MATSQVVIGVSTLPPSENRDGYYKEAATGVVGQAQSPPPRAVESDEEQREWMKKTRGWLMVVSTLVGSAAFLGGIGRLRSEKLQDMQHTRVGKAYLVAISLAFGFSMGTIIILLLKAAPNTLGIKALLRILRAFIILAMCALGLAFSLASYGKLLWACSFFAALLVFFLGVGTLTWCSNREFKLLRRLFTWSATRQRVEPSAQANGQQYMGSSPGNVGFSHA, encoded by the exons ATGGCAACAAGTCAAGTAGTGATCGGTGTCTCCACTCTCCCACCAAGTGAAAACCGA GACGGATATTATAAGGAAGCTGCGACTGGCGTCGTCGGTCAAGCGCAGTCGCCGCCGCCGCGGGCGGTCGAGAGCGACGAGGAGCAGCGGGAGTGGATGAAGAAGACTCGGGGGTGGCTGATGGTGGTGTCGACGCTGGTGGGCTCGGCGGCGTTCCTGGGCGGGATCGGCCGGTTGCGGTCGGAGAAGCTGCAGGACATGCAGCACACGCGAGTGGGCAAAGCGTACCTGGTCGCCATCAGCCTCGCCTTCGGCTTCTCCATGGGCACCATCATCATACTGCTGCTGAAGGCGGCGCCCAACACGTTGGGGATCAAGGCCTTGTTGCGGATCCTGCGAGCCTTCATCATCCTCGCCATGTGCGCGCTAGGGTTAGCCTTCTCTCTGGCCTCCTACGGGAAGCTACTGTGGGCGTGCTCCTTCTTCGCTGCGctcctcgtcttcttcctcgGGGTTGGCACGCTGACCTGGTGCAGCAACAGGGAGTTCAAGCTGCTTCGTCGTCTCTTCACCTGGAGCGCGACGCGACAACGCGTCGAGCCGAGTGCGCAAGCAAATGGGCAGCAATACATGGGGAGTTCACCAGGAAACGTGGGGTTCTCTCATGCTTAG